A region of the Bacillus sp. NP247 genome:
GTATACACCAAATGTAGAAATGTAAGGGGAATAAACGTGAAGACAATTACAGCACGGCAAAACAATATACAAATAGTAAAAGATGCAGCAAATATTGAAGAAATCTCTAAAGGTTTCTCTCCTGATAAAAAATATATCATTACGACTATTGAAGATGAAAAGTATTTGTTACGGACAGGCGATATAAAAGAGTATGAAAGAAAGAAAATAGAGTTTCAAATTTTAAATGAGATGCAAAACCGTAGTGTGCGAGCGCAAAAACCAATTGAAATGGGTTTGTTGGAAGAAGAAGGTTTATGCTACGGTGTTTTTTCGTATATAGAAGGAGAAGATGCGAAGAAGTTGTTGCCGACATATACGCCAAAAGAACAATATGATATTGGTATAGAGGCAGGAAAAGATTTAGCAAAAATGCATACATATGAAGCTCCTAAGGAGATACTTCCATGGTATGAAAGATCAATGAAAAAACATAGAAAATATTTAGAGGCATATAAAACATGTGGAATAAAAATAAAAAATGATGATAAAATTATTAAGTTTATAGATGAAAATGAAATGTATGTACAAAATCGCCCAAATCGATTTCAACACGATGATTTTCATTTAGAAAATATAATTGTGCGGGATGGGAAATATGTAGGTGTTATTGATTTTAATGGTTATGATTGGGGCGACCCACTTCATGATTTCGTAAAAATTGCACTATTTGCAAGGGACATTAGTATCCCGTATTCAATCGGACAAATAGAAGGATACTTTAATGGTAGAGTACCAGAGGAGTTTTGGAAATTATATGCGGTGTACGTTGGCATGACGGTTTTCTCTTCAGTTGTTTGGTGTTTACGAGCAGCGCCGCATATGTTGGAGGATACGTTAGAACGCCTTACTATTGTTTTAGAGGATCATAAAAACTTTGAATTATCGAAGCCGATTTGGTTTGATAGTGAAATGATGAATAGAAAATAAGGATAGTAGGTGGGAAATCTCACACCTGCTATTTGTAAATAACTCATGAGATGGTCTCTTTACATACTATATATGTAGTTTTTTTATGAAGGAATGAAAACCTTGACGTCTACTTTATAATATAAAAAGGGGGTGGACGATTGAAAATCAGGCAAGGCAAATATGAAGAAATAAAATTACGCGATAGAATTCCAGGGATGGTTGAATATATAGATGAAACAATGTTATCTGCTGGTTTTCACTATTATATTCCCCCTCACTGGCATAGAAGTATTGAAATTAGCCTAGTCGTATATGGAGAAGTTTTCTTGTATGTGAATGGGCAAAAAAAGAAAGTATCCGCTGGCGAATTTATTTTTGTAAATAGTGGCGATGTTCATGAATTCGAAAAAGTTGAAAATACAAGTTGTGCAGTAATGATGTTAATTATTTCTTATGAATTTCTTAAAGAGCTAAATGAAGGTTTTGATAAATATAGATTTAATATAAAAGAATCAGTT
Encoded here:
- a CDS encoding aminoglycoside phosphotransferase family protein, which translates into the protein MKTITARQNNIQIVKDAANIEEISKGFSPDKKYIITTIEDEKYLLRTGDIKEYERKKIEFQILNEMQNRSVRAQKPIEMGLLEEEGLCYGVFSYIEGEDAKKLLPTYTPKEQYDIGIEAGKDLAKMHTYEAPKEILPWYERSMKKHRKYLEAYKTCGIKIKNDDKIIKFIDENEMYVQNRPNRFQHDDFHLENIIVRDGKYVGVIDFNGYDWGDPLHDFVKIALFARDISIPYSIGQIEGYFNGRVPEEFWKLYAVYVGMTVFSSVVWCLRAAPHMLEDTLERLTIVLEDHKNFELSKPIWFDSEMMNRK